In the Gossypium arboreum isolate Shixiya-1 chromosome 10, ASM2569848v2, whole genome shotgun sequence genome, one interval contains:
- the LOC108487359 gene encoding probable beta-1,3-galactosyltransferase 1 isoform X2 → MYVKNRGEYASKHVLPKKLAILLCFASFFAGMFFTNRMWMVPDAKSIVKKTSRTGDEQHVDCDMKIVLKNEDNSSRGISGSQHSIETVDKAISDLEIKLMAARAERETVMKDTIISEDLKNVELTSRRKYLMVIGINTAFSSRKRRDSVRATWMPQGEKLKQLEEERGIIIRFVIGHSSTSGGILDKAIEAEESMHGDFLRLQHVEGYLELSAKTKTYFATAVSLWDAEFYVKVDDDVHVNLATLGMTLAEHRKKPRVYIGCMKSGPVLARKGVKYHEPEYWKFGEVGNKYFRHATGQLYAISKDLATYILINQDVLHKYANEDVSLGSWFIGLDVEHVDDRRLCCGTPPDCEWKAQAGNICVASFDWKCSGICRSVERIMEVHERCGEDKNALWTANFVQTTRSSSSGKIHMRVQA, encoded by the exons ATGTATGTGAAGAATAGAGGAGAGTATGCTTCAAAGCATGTTTTACCAAAGAAATTAGCTATTTTGCTTTGTTTTGCTAGCTTCTTTGCAGGAATGTTCTTCACCAACAG GATGTGGATGGTGCCTGATGCCAAAAGCATTGTAAAGAAGACATCTAGAACTGGGGATGAGCAACATGTGGACTGTGATATGAAAATT GTTCTAAAGAATGAAGACAATAGCTCTAGAGGCATTTCAGGGTCTCAACATTCTATTGA GACAGTGGATAAAGCAATTTCAGATTTGGAGATTAAATTAATGGCTGCTAGGGCAGAACGTGAGACAGTTATGAAAGATACTATAATATCCGAGGACTTGAAGAATGTTGAATTGACTTCGAGAAGAAAATATCTCATGGTTATAGGAATTAATACGGCTTTTAGTAGTCGTAAGCGGAGGGATTCTGTTCGTGCAACTTGGATGCCTCAAG GTGAGAAGCTAAAACAATTGGAGGAAGAGAGAGGCATCATCATACGATTCGTTATAGGTCACAG TTCTACGTCAGGTGGCATTCTCGATAAAGCCATCGAAGCTGAGGAAAGTATGCATGGTGACTTTTTGAGATTG CAACACGTCGAGGGCTATTTGGAGTTGTCGGCCAAGACGAAAACATATTTTGCCACAGCAGTTTCCTTGTGGGATGCAGAATTTTACGTCAAAGTCGATGATGATGTTCATGTAAATCTAG CAACACTTGGTATGACTTTAGCTGAACATAGAAAGAAACCTCGAGTTTATATTGGTTGCATGAAGTCTGGCCCCGTTCTTGCTCGAAA GGGAGTGAAATACCATGAACCCGAGTACTGGAAATTCGGTGAGGTTGGAAACAAATATTTCCGACATGCTACAGGACAATTGTATGCTATATCTAAGGATTTGGCCACTTACATTTTGATAAATCA GGATGTACTGCATAAATATGCTAACGAAGATGTTTCATTGGGATCTTGGTTTATCGGTTTAGACGTTGAGCATGTCGATGATAGGAGACTCTGCTGTGGTACTCCACCAG ATTGTGAATGGAAAGCACAAGCCGGTAATATCTGCGTTGCTTCGTTTGACTGGAAGTGCAGTGGGATTTGTAGATCAGTGGAGAGGATCATGGAAGTACACGAACGATGCGGCGAAGACAAAAATGCTTTATGGACCGCGAATTTTGTGCAGACGACTAGAAGTTCTAGCTCAGGAAAGATACACATGAGGGTGCAGGCATAG
- the LOC108489251 gene encoding soluble starch synthase 3, chloroplastic/amyloplastic-like isoform X2: MESNLRKQEIEGLADENFLRGDKFFVYPQIIKPDGEIEVFFNRGLSNLKNEPDVLIMGSFNDWRWRSFTVRLNKTHLKGDWWSCLIRVPKEAYKMDFVFFNGQNVYENNDKNDFCITVEGGIDVFAFEDILVEEKRMELEKIAKEQAEKERQEEEQRRIGVEKAASEAERAQARIEIERRRVILQQLMKKAAQSLDNIWFIEPKEFKGAEKVRLYYNKSSSHLTHANELWIHGGHNNWNNGLTIAEKLVKSEKEGGDWWYAEVVIPDGALVLDWVFANGPPNAATIYDNNNHHDFHAIVLKSIPEEQFWVEEEHRIFEKLQKERKLREEAIHAKAKKTTQMKGEMKERTLKRFLLSQKNVVYTEPLGIHAGSMVTIFYNPANTVLNGKPEVWFRCSFNRWTHSIGPLPPQRMLPVDNGFHVKATVKVPLDAYMMDFVFSEREDGGIFDNNGGRDYHIPVVGGIVKEPPMHVVHIAVEMAPIAKVGGLGDIVTSLSRAVQDLNHNVNIVFPKYDCLKFEHVTDFHYQRCYSWGGTEIEVWFGKVEGLSVYFLDPQNGFFSTGCVYGRGNDAQRFGFFCHAALEFLHQSGFHPDIIHCHDWSSAPVAWLLKDHYMHYDGLSKSRVVFTIHNLEFGAHFIAKAMVYADKATTVSHTYSKEVAGNPAIAPHLHKFHGILNGIDLDIWDPFNDKFIPVSYNSENVIEGKQAAKKALQQRLGLRKSDLPLVGIISRLTHQKGIHLIKHAISRALELNGQVVLLGSAPDPHIQNDFVNLANQLHSSHADRARLCLNYDEPLSHLIYAGSDFILVPSIFEPCGLTQLTAMRYGSIPVVRKTGGLYDTVFDVDNDKARAEAQGLEPNGFNFDGADGSGVDYALNRAITAWYGARDWFNSLCKMVMEQDWSWNRPALEYIELYHATKKY; this comes from the exons ATGGAATCTAATTTGCGTAAGCAGGAAATTGAGGGGCTTGcagatgaaaatttcttaagaggaGACAAGTTTTTTGTTTATCCTCAAATTATAAAGCCCGATGGAGAGATAGAAGTGTTCTTTAATAGGGGTTTGTCCAACTTGAAAAATGAACCAGATGTTCTAATTATGGGATCTTTCAATGACTGGCGATGGAGATCATTTACTGTAAGGTTGAATAAGACACATCTCAAAGGGGATTGGTGGTCTTGTTTGATTCGTGTACCGAAGGAAGCTTACAAAATGGATTTTGTGTTCTTTAATGGGCAGAATGTTtatgaaaataatgataaaaatgaTTTCTGCATAACTGTGGAGGGTGGAATAGATGTGTTTGCATTTGAAGATATCTTGGTTGAGGAGAAGCGAATGGAATTAGAGAAAATTGCGAAAGAGCAAGCTGAAAAGGAAAGACAAGAAGAAGAGCAAAGAAGAATAGGAGTAGAGAAGGCAGCAAGTGAAGCAGAAAGAGCACAAGCAAGAATTGAGATTGAAAGGAGGCGAGTAATATTGCAACAATTGATGAAAAAGGCTGCACAATCACTTGATAATATTTGGTTCATCGAGCCTAAGGAATTCAAAGGAGCAGAAAAGGTTAGGTTGTATTATAATAAAAGTTCAAGCCATCTTACTCATGCCAATGAGCTTTGGATTCATGGTGGTCATAATAATTGGAACAATGGATTAACAATTGCTGAAAAGCTTGTCAAATCAGAGAAAGAGGGTGGTGATTGGTGGTATGCAGAAG TTGTTATACCTGATGGAGCCCTTGTGTTGGATTGGGTCTTTGCCAATGGACCACCTAATGCTGCCACTATCTATGATAACAATAATCATCATGACTTCCATGCTATTGTCCTGAAAAGCATTCCTGAAGAGCAGTTCTGGGTTGAGGAGGAACACCGAATATTTGAGAAGCTTCAAAAGGAGAGGAAACTAAGAGAGGAGGCCATTCATGCAAAg GCTAAAAAAACAACACAAATGAAGGGTGAAATGAAGGAAAGAACTTTGAAGAGGTTTCTGCTTTCTCAGAAGAATGTAGTTTATACCGAGCCACTTGGTATTCACGCAGGAAGCATGGTGACGATTTTTTATAATCCTGCTAACACTGTCCTCAATGGAAAACCAGAAGTATGGTTTAGATGTTCATTTAATCGTTGGACTCACAGTATAGGTCCATTGCCACCTCAAAGAATGTTGCCTGTAGATAATGGCTTTCATGTAAAAGCTACTG TCAAGGTTCCATTGGATGCATATATGATGGACTTCGTATTCTCTGAGAGGGAAGATGGTGGAATTTTTGACAACAATGGTGGTAGGGATTACCATATACCTGTTGTTGGAGGAATCGTGAAAGAGCCACCAATGCACGTTGTGCATATTGCTGTTGAGATGGCCCCTATTGCAAAG GTTGGAGGCCTTGGAGATATCGTTACTAGTCTCTCCCGTGCTGTTCAAGATCTGAACCACAATGTGAATATTGTTTTTCCGAAATATGACTGCTTGAAATTTGAACAT GTGACAGACTTTCATTACCAAAGATGTTATTCTTGGGGTGGCACTGAAATTGAAGTTTGGTTCGGTAAAGTGGAGGGCCTTTCAGTTTACTTTCTCGATCCACAAAATGG ATTCTTCTCGACAGGGTGTGTTTATGGTCGTGGAAATGATGCACAGAGGTTTGGTTTCTTTTGCCATGCTGCTCTCGAATTTCTACATCAAAGCGGATTTCACCCT GATATCATCCATTGCCACGATTGGTCTAGTGCCCCGGTTGCATGGTTATTAAAGGACCATTATATGCATTATGATGGTCTTAGCAAATCTCGGGTTGTCTTCACCATACACAACCTTGAATTTGGAGCACACTTCATTGCGAAAGCTATGGTATATGCAGACAAAGCAACAACT GTATCACACACGTATTCGAAGGAAGTTGCTGGAAATCCTGCAATAGCTCCTCATCTTCACAAGTTCCATGGAATATTAAACGGAATTGATTTAGATATTTGGGATCCTTTTAACGATAAGTTCATTCCT GTATCTTACAATTCGGAAAATGTCATCGAAGGCAAACAAGCTGCTAAGAAAGCCTTACAACAAAGGCTTGGTTTGAGAAAATCTGATCTTCCTTTGGTCGGAATTATTTCTCGTTTAACTCATCAGAAAGGAATCCATCTCATCAAGCATGCAATTTCACGCGCCTTGGAACTCAATGGACAG GTTGTATTGCTTGGCTCGGCTCCGGATCCTCATATccaaaatgattttgtgaatttaGCCAATCAACTACATTCATCTCATGCAGATCGTGCTCGTCTTTGTTTGAATTATGATGAGCCTCTTTCTCACTTG ataTATGCTGGTTCTGATTTCATTCTAGTCCCATCAATTTTCGAGCCTTGTGGATTGACACAACTTACAGCAATGCGATACGGTTCCATACCAGTTGTTCGTAAAACTGGAG GACTATATGACACTGTATTTGATGTTGATAACGATAAAGCTAGAGCAGAAGCACAAGGTCTTGAACCCAACGGATTTAATTTCGATGGAGCCGATGGTAGTGGAGTTGATTATGCCCTCAATAG GGCGATCACGGCTTGGTACGGTGCTCGGGATTGGTTCAACTCATTGTGCAAGATGGTGATGGAGCAAGACTGGTCTTGGAACCGGCCTGCACTCGAGTATATCGAGCTTTACCATGCGACTAAGAAATACTAG
- the LOC108489251 gene encoding starch synthase 3, chloroplastic/amyloplastic-like isoform X1, with the protein MEASLQLQRFSSYGCFKIKPFLDSFPSVKTTQFTPWRSKCSVICLSHRVTASAADFSKRRHRRFSKGSTPKGFTSKTRISTQKRKQQKNNEQKEDSSIPKLSEFVEPNNREIELKVDEVENKEEKEDLSSIGKELDIRLSNQNVVNGNGNGIIIGDVVGLEKKEISSENGTASIGLEKKEIGSENGTASTLRDVVSKGKHIDDTKTDEVVTVEVESVEVDEKTVQDKSLQLKLEMESNLRKQEIEGLADENFLRGDKFFVYPQIIKPDGEIEVFFNRGLSNLKNEPDVLIMGSFNDWRWRSFTVRLNKTHLKGDWWSCLIRVPKEAYKMDFVFFNGQNVYENNDKNDFCITVEGGIDVFAFEDILVEEKRMELEKIAKEQAEKERQEEEQRRIGVEKAASEAERAQARIEIERRRVILQQLMKKAAQSLDNIWFIEPKEFKGAEKVRLYYNKSSSHLTHANELWIHGGHNNWNNGLTIAEKLVKSEKEGGDWWYAEVVIPDGALVLDWVFANGPPNAATIYDNNNHHDFHAIVLKSIPEEQFWVEEEHRIFEKLQKERKLREEAIHAKAKKTTQMKGEMKERTLKRFLLSQKNVVYTEPLGIHAGSMVTIFYNPANTVLNGKPEVWFRCSFNRWTHSIGPLPPQRMLPVDNGFHVKATVKVPLDAYMMDFVFSEREDGGIFDNNGGRDYHIPVVGGIVKEPPMHVVHIAVEMAPIAKVGGLGDIVTSLSRAVQDLNHNVNIVFPKYDCLKFEHVTDFHYQRCYSWGGTEIEVWFGKVEGLSVYFLDPQNGFFSTGCVYGRGNDAQRFGFFCHAALEFLHQSGFHPDIIHCHDWSSAPVAWLLKDHYMHYDGLSKSRVVFTIHNLEFGAHFIAKAMVYADKATTVSHTYSKEVAGNPAIAPHLHKFHGILNGIDLDIWDPFNDKFIPVSYNSENVIEGKQAAKKALQQRLGLRKSDLPLVGIISRLTHQKGIHLIKHAISRALELNGQVVLLGSAPDPHIQNDFVNLANQLHSSHADRARLCLNYDEPLSHLIYAGSDFILVPSIFEPCGLTQLTAMRYGSIPVVRKTGGLYDTVFDVDNDKARAEAQGLEPNGFNFDGADGSGVDYALNRAITAWYGARDWFNSLCKMVMEQDWSWNRPALEYIELYHATKKY; encoded by the exons ATGGAGGCGAGTTTACAATTACAGAGATTTTCCAGTTATGGTTGCTTCAAAATCAAACCATTTTTGGATTCCTTTCCTTCTGTTAAAACTACAcag TTTACCCCATGGCGTAGCAAGTGCTCTGTCATTTGTCTTTCACATAGAGTTACTGCTAGTGCTGCTG ATTTTTCCAAGAGGAGACACAGAAGGTTTTCTAAAGGTTCAACTCCAAAGGGTTTCACTTCGAAAACACGAATAAGTACTCAGAAGAGAAAACAACAAAAGAATAATGAACAGAAAGAGGATTCTAGCATTCCCAAGTTGAGTGAGTTTGTAGAGCCAAATAATAGGGAAATTGAATTGAAAGTAGATGAAGttgaaaataaagaagaaaaagaggATTTATCATCAATTGGAAAAGAGTTAGATATTCGCTTAAGCAACCAAAATGTTGTAAATGGAAATGGGAATGGAATTATTATTGGAGATGTTGTTGGGTTGGAGAAGAAAGAAATAAGTTCGGAAAATGGCACTGCGAGTATTGGGTTGGAGAAGAAAGAAATAGGCTCGGAAAATGGCACTGCGAGTACATTAAGAGATGTTGTCTCTAAAGGAAAGCATATAGATGATACAAAAACTGATGAAGTTGTTACTGTCGAGGTTGAAAGTGTTGAGGTTGATGAAAAAACAGTTCAAGATAAGTCTCTACAGCTGAAGTTGGAGATGGAATCTAATTTGCGTAAGCAGGAAATTGAGGGGCTTGcagatgaaaatttcttaagaggaGACAAGTTTTTTGTTTATCCTCAAATTATAAAGCCCGATGGAGAGATAGAAGTGTTCTTTAATAGGGGTTTGTCCAACTTGAAAAATGAACCAGATGTTCTAATTATGGGATCTTTCAATGACTGGCGATGGAGATCATTTACTGTAAGGTTGAATAAGACACATCTCAAAGGGGATTGGTGGTCTTGTTTGATTCGTGTACCGAAGGAAGCTTACAAAATGGATTTTGTGTTCTTTAATGGGCAGAATGTTtatgaaaataatgataaaaatgaTTTCTGCATAACTGTGGAGGGTGGAATAGATGTGTTTGCATTTGAAGATATCTTGGTTGAGGAGAAGCGAATGGAATTAGAGAAAATTGCGAAAGAGCAAGCTGAAAAGGAAAGACAAGAAGAAGAGCAAAGAAGAATAGGAGTAGAGAAGGCAGCAAGTGAAGCAGAAAGAGCACAAGCAAGAATTGAGATTGAAAGGAGGCGAGTAATATTGCAACAATTGATGAAAAAGGCTGCACAATCACTTGATAATATTTGGTTCATCGAGCCTAAGGAATTCAAAGGAGCAGAAAAGGTTAGGTTGTATTATAATAAAAGTTCAAGCCATCTTACTCATGCCAATGAGCTTTGGATTCATGGTGGTCATAATAATTGGAACAATGGATTAACAATTGCTGAAAAGCTTGTCAAATCAGAGAAAGAGGGTGGTGATTGGTGGTATGCAGAAG TTGTTATACCTGATGGAGCCCTTGTGTTGGATTGGGTCTTTGCCAATGGACCACCTAATGCTGCCACTATCTATGATAACAATAATCATCATGACTTCCATGCTATTGTCCTGAAAAGCATTCCTGAAGAGCAGTTCTGGGTTGAGGAGGAACACCGAATATTTGAGAAGCTTCAAAAGGAGAGGAAACTAAGAGAGGAGGCCATTCATGCAAAg GCTAAAAAAACAACACAAATGAAGGGTGAAATGAAGGAAAGAACTTTGAAGAGGTTTCTGCTTTCTCAGAAGAATGTAGTTTATACCGAGCCACTTGGTATTCACGCAGGAAGCATGGTGACGATTTTTTATAATCCTGCTAACACTGTCCTCAATGGAAAACCAGAAGTATGGTTTAGATGTTCATTTAATCGTTGGACTCACAGTATAGGTCCATTGCCACCTCAAAGAATGTTGCCTGTAGATAATGGCTTTCATGTAAAAGCTACTG TCAAGGTTCCATTGGATGCATATATGATGGACTTCGTATTCTCTGAGAGGGAAGATGGTGGAATTTTTGACAACAATGGTGGTAGGGATTACCATATACCTGTTGTTGGAGGAATCGTGAAAGAGCCACCAATGCACGTTGTGCATATTGCTGTTGAGATGGCCCCTATTGCAAAG GTTGGAGGCCTTGGAGATATCGTTACTAGTCTCTCCCGTGCTGTTCAAGATCTGAACCACAATGTGAATATTGTTTTTCCGAAATATGACTGCTTGAAATTTGAACAT GTGACAGACTTTCATTACCAAAGATGTTATTCTTGGGGTGGCACTGAAATTGAAGTTTGGTTCGGTAAAGTGGAGGGCCTTTCAGTTTACTTTCTCGATCCACAAAATGG ATTCTTCTCGACAGGGTGTGTTTATGGTCGTGGAAATGATGCACAGAGGTTTGGTTTCTTTTGCCATGCTGCTCTCGAATTTCTACATCAAAGCGGATTTCACCCT GATATCATCCATTGCCACGATTGGTCTAGTGCCCCGGTTGCATGGTTATTAAAGGACCATTATATGCATTATGATGGTCTTAGCAAATCTCGGGTTGTCTTCACCATACACAACCTTGAATTTGGAGCACACTTCATTGCGAAAGCTATGGTATATGCAGACAAAGCAACAACT GTATCACACACGTATTCGAAGGAAGTTGCTGGAAATCCTGCAATAGCTCCTCATCTTCACAAGTTCCATGGAATATTAAACGGAATTGATTTAGATATTTGGGATCCTTTTAACGATAAGTTCATTCCT GTATCTTACAATTCGGAAAATGTCATCGAAGGCAAACAAGCTGCTAAGAAAGCCTTACAACAAAGGCTTGGTTTGAGAAAATCTGATCTTCCTTTGGTCGGAATTATTTCTCGTTTAACTCATCAGAAAGGAATCCATCTCATCAAGCATGCAATTTCACGCGCCTTGGAACTCAATGGACAG GTTGTATTGCTTGGCTCGGCTCCGGATCCTCATATccaaaatgattttgtgaatttaGCCAATCAACTACATTCATCTCATGCAGATCGTGCTCGTCTTTGTTTGAATTATGATGAGCCTCTTTCTCACTTG ataTATGCTGGTTCTGATTTCATTCTAGTCCCATCAATTTTCGAGCCTTGTGGATTGACACAACTTACAGCAATGCGATACGGTTCCATACCAGTTGTTCGTAAAACTGGAG GACTATATGACACTGTATTTGATGTTGATAACGATAAAGCTAGAGCAGAAGCACAAGGTCTTGAACCCAACGGATTTAATTTCGATGGAGCCGATGGTAGTGGAGTTGATTATGCCCTCAATAG GGCGATCACGGCTTGGTACGGTGCTCGGGATTGGTTCAACTCATTGTGCAAGATGGTGATGGAGCAAGACTGGTCTTGGAACCGGCCTGCACTCGAGTATATCGAGCTTTACCATGCGACTAAGAAATACTAG
- the LOC108487359 gene encoding probable beta-1,3-galactosyltransferase 2 isoform X3: protein MKTIALEAFQGLNILLMDKAISDLEIKLMAARAERETVMKDTIISEDLKNVELTSRRKYLMVIGINTAFSSRKRRDSVRATWMPQGEKLKQLEEERGIIIRFVIGHSSTSGGILDKAIEAEESMHGDFLRLQHVEGYLELSAKTKTYFATAVSLWDAEFYVKVDDDVHVNLATLGMTLAEHRKKPRVYIGCMKSGPVLARKGVKYHEPEYWKFGEVGNKYFRHATGQLYAISKDLATYILINQDVLHKYANEDVSLGSWFIGLDVEHVDDRRLCCGTPPDCEWKAQAGNICVASFDWKCSGICRSVERIMEVHERCGEDKNALWTANFVQTTRSSSSGKIHMRVQA, encoded by the exons ATGAAGACAATAGCTCTAGAGGCATTTCAGGGTCTCAACATTCTATTGA TGGATAAAGCAATTTCAGATTTGGAGATTAAATTAATGGCTGCTAGGGCAGAACGTGAGACAGTTATGAAAGATACTATAATATCCGAGGACTTGAAGAATGTTGAATTGACTTCGAGAAGAAAATATCTCATGGTTATAGGAATTAATACGGCTTTTAGTAGTCGTAAGCGGAGGGATTCTGTTCGTGCAACTTGGATGCCTCAAG GTGAGAAGCTAAAACAATTGGAGGAAGAGAGAGGCATCATCATACGATTCGTTATAGGTCACAG TTCTACGTCAGGTGGCATTCTCGATAAAGCCATCGAAGCTGAGGAAAGTATGCATGGTGACTTTTTGAGATTG CAACACGTCGAGGGCTATTTGGAGTTGTCGGCCAAGACGAAAACATATTTTGCCACAGCAGTTTCCTTGTGGGATGCAGAATTTTACGTCAAAGTCGATGATGATGTTCATGTAAATCTAG CAACACTTGGTATGACTTTAGCTGAACATAGAAAGAAACCTCGAGTTTATATTGGTTGCATGAAGTCTGGCCCCGTTCTTGCTCGAAA GGGAGTGAAATACCATGAACCCGAGTACTGGAAATTCGGTGAGGTTGGAAACAAATATTTCCGACATGCTACAGGACAATTGTATGCTATATCTAAGGATTTGGCCACTTACATTTTGATAAATCA GGATGTACTGCATAAATATGCTAACGAAGATGTTTCATTGGGATCTTGGTTTATCGGTTTAGACGTTGAGCATGTCGATGATAGGAGACTCTGCTGTGGTACTCCACCAG ATTGTGAATGGAAAGCACAAGCCGGTAATATCTGCGTTGCTTCGTTTGACTGGAAGTGCAGTGGGATTTGTAGATCAGTGGAGAGGATCATGGAAGTACACGAACGATGCGGCGAAGACAAAAATGCTTTATGGACCGCGAATTTTGTGCAGACGACTAGAAGTTCTAGCTCAGGAAAGATACACATGAGGGTGCAGGCATAG
- the LOC108488704 gene encoding uncharacterized protein LOC108488704 encodes MADFDEKQVLWSCEKENEDSSPTQRMVKRVSNSTKGVSQQQSSAPVSIPDWSKIYGKHHANKDDDNNGMDDGMVYDGDDDDEMVPPHEWLAKKLTRSQISSFSVCEGVGRKLKGRDLSKVRNAVLTKTGFLE; translated from the coding sequence ATGGCAGATTTTGATGAAAAACAAGTATTGTGGTCATGTGAGAAGGAAAATGAAGATTCAAGCCCTACACAAAGGATGGTCAAACGAGTTAGCAACTCAACCAAGGGAGTGAGTCAACAACAATCATCAGCACCAGTGAGTATCCCTGATTGGTCTAAGATATATGGCAAGCACCATGCAAACAAAGATGATGATAATAACGGTATGGATGATGGTATGGTTTatgatggtgatgatgatgatgagatgGTGCCACCACATGAATGGTTAGCTAAGAAGCTAACAAGGTCTCAAATTTCTTCTTTTTCAGTATGTGAAGGTGTGGGAAGGAAACTTAAAGGTAGAGATCTCAGCAAAGTGAGGAATGCAGTGTTGACAAAAACAGGCTTCCTTGAGTAA
- the LOC108487359 gene encoding probable beta-1,3-galactosyltransferase 1 isoform X1, protein MYVKNRGEYASKHVLPKKLAILLCFASFFAGMFFTNRMWMVPDAKSIVKKTSRTGDEQHVDCDMKIKVLKNEDNSSRGISGSQHSIETVDKAISDLEIKLMAARAERETVMKDTIISEDLKNVELTSRRKYLMVIGINTAFSSRKRRDSVRATWMPQGEKLKQLEEERGIIIRFVIGHSSTSGGILDKAIEAEESMHGDFLRLQHVEGYLELSAKTKTYFATAVSLWDAEFYVKVDDDVHVNLATLGMTLAEHRKKPRVYIGCMKSGPVLARKGVKYHEPEYWKFGEVGNKYFRHATGQLYAISKDLATYILINQDVLHKYANEDVSLGSWFIGLDVEHVDDRRLCCGTPPDCEWKAQAGNICVASFDWKCSGICRSVERIMEVHERCGEDKNALWTANFVQTTRSSSSGKIHMRVQA, encoded by the exons ATGTATGTGAAGAATAGAGGAGAGTATGCTTCAAAGCATGTTTTACCAAAGAAATTAGCTATTTTGCTTTGTTTTGCTAGCTTCTTTGCAGGAATGTTCTTCACCAACAG GATGTGGATGGTGCCTGATGCCAAAAGCATTGTAAAGAAGACATCTAGAACTGGGGATGAGCAACATGTGGACTGTGATATGAAAATT AAGGTTCTAAAGAATGAAGACAATAGCTCTAGAGGCATTTCAGGGTCTCAACATTCTATTGA GACAGTGGATAAAGCAATTTCAGATTTGGAGATTAAATTAATGGCTGCTAGGGCAGAACGTGAGACAGTTATGAAAGATACTATAATATCCGAGGACTTGAAGAATGTTGAATTGACTTCGAGAAGAAAATATCTCATGGTTATAGGAATTAATACGGCTTTTAGTAGTCGTAAGCGGAGGGATTCTGTTCGTGCAACTTGGATGCCTCAAG GTGAGAAGCTAAAACAATTGGAGGAAGAGAGAGGCATCATCATACGATTCGTTATAGGTCACAG TTCTACGTCAGGTGGCATTCTCGATAAAGCCATCGAAGCTGAGGAAAGTATGCATGGTGACTTTTTGAGATTG CAACACGTCGAGGGCTATTTGGAGTTGTCGGCCAAGACGAAAACATATTTTGCCACAGCAGTTTCCTTGTGGGATGCAGAATTTTACGTCAAAGTCGATGATGATGTTCATGTAAATCTAG CAACACTTGGTATGACTTTAGCTGAACATAGAAAGAAACCTCGAGTTTATATTGGTTGCATGAAGTCTGGCCCCGTTCTTGCTCGAAA GGGAGTGAAATACCATGAACCCGAGTACTGGAAATTCGGTGAGGTTGGAAACAAATATTTCCGACATGCTACAGGACAATTGTATGCTATATCTAAGGATTTGGCCACTTACATTTTGATAAATCA GGATGTACTGCATAAATATGCTAACGAAGATGTTTCATTGGGATCTTGGTTTATCGGTTTAGACGTTGAGCATGTCGATGATAGGAGACTCTGCTGTGGTACTCCACCAG ATTGTGAATGGAAAGCACAAGCCGGTAATATCTGCGTTGCTTCGTTTGACTGGAAGTGCAGTGGGATTTGTAGATCAGTGGAGAGGATCATGGAAGTACACGAACGATGCGGCGAAGACAAAAATGCTTTATGGACCGCGAATTTTGTGCAGACGACTAGAAGTTCTAGCTCAGGAAAGATACACATGAGGGTGCAGGCATAG